A DNA window from Hevea brasiliensis isolate MT/VB/25A 57/8 chromosome 2, ASM3005281v1, whole genome shotgun sequence contains the following coding sequences:
- the LOC110634486 gene encoding classical arabinogalactan protein 26-like codes for MASFWSFLTTFMVFMAYFSSPAFTSQVHVQFSTISAAPALLPEAPLSSPPSLSPDIEPVFPTTGAGVPSPAESSLPTIPSSPSPPNPDLIDPAPGPVFAISPSGSLPASSATSLSSSGPLNLAVCFLGLLVFCLMQLSAL; via the coding sequence aTGGCTTCCTTTTGGTCATTCTTGACAACTTTCATGGTCTTCATGGCCTATTTTTCTTCACCAGCTTTTACATCTCAAGTACATGTACAGTTTTCTACCATATCAGCAGCCCCTGCATTGTTACCTGAAGCTCCCTTATCCTCTCCTCCAAGTTTATCACCAGATATTGAGCCTGTGTTCCCTACTACTGGAGCTGGGGTACCTTCTCCAGCTGAGTCATCACTCCCCACCATTCCTTCTAGCCCAAGTCCTCCGAATCCAGATCTTATCGATCCAGCTCCAGGGCCTGTGTTTGCAATATCACCATCTGGGTCTTTACCAGCTTCTTCTGCCACTTCTCTAAGTTCATCAGGACCTTTAAATCTAGCTGTATGCTTTCTGGGTTTGCTGGTGTTTTGCTTGATGCAGCTTTCTGCTTTGTGA
- the LOC110634474 gene encoding protein NETWORKED 3C translates to MVEMLKKDTSHWWWFDSHQSSRRSPWLQSTLGELDRKTKTMLKLIEDDADSFAQLAEMYYKKRPELISMVEDFYRTHRSLAERYDQLKSDPGNRFLTTMGSPFSTKYQQQKLVNGIDQACDKHSEIYDLEDSAESEVEDPEQEEETELEEEMGDVEEPEQELELSQVEVSGAICNDEVMKLQQEIERLKEENRIQREQLLQKDEEKREVIRQLSLAMEVLKLENVQLRKRVARDSTKKTSLFVFENLKEIFSRKLFNGSSKSRGSILAL, encoded by the exons ATGGTGGAGATGCTGAAGAAGGATACGTCACACTGGTGGTGGTTTGACAGTCACCAAAGCTCCAGGCGCTCTCCGTGGCTACAATCCACTCTTGGCG AGCTAGACAGGAAGACAAAGACAATGCTGAAATTGATAGAGGATGACGCAGACTCATTTGCCCAGCTTGCAGAGATGTATTACAAGAAACGGCCAGAGCTGATTAGCATGGTTGAAGATTTTTACAGGACACATCGATCATTAGCAGAGCGATATGATCAACTTAAGTCTGACCCTGGAAATCGCTTTCTAACAACAATGGGGTCCCCATTTTCAACAAAATATCAACAGCAGAAGTTAGTGAATGGGATAGATCAAGCCTGTGACAAACATTCTGAAATTTACGACCTGGAGGATTCTGCTGAATCTGAAGTTGAAGATCCAGAACAGGAAGAAGAAACTGAACTTGAAGAAGAAATGGGGGATGTTGAGGAACCTGAACAAGAACTAGAACTTAGTCAAGTTGAAGTTTCAGGTGCAATCTGCAATGATGAAGTGATGAAATTACAGCAAGAAATAGAAAGACTCAAAGAAGAGAACAGGATTCAGAGGGAACAACTCTTGcagaaagatgaagagaagagagagGTTATAAGACAGCTCAGTTTGGCTATGGAAGTGCTTAAGCTAGAAAATGTGCAGCTCAGAAAGCGTGTAGCTAGAGACTCAACCAAGAAAACGAGCCTTTTTGTGTTCGAGAACTTGAAGGAGATATTTTCAAGGAAGCTTTTCAATGGGTCTTCAAAATCTCGGGGGAGTATACTAGCTCTTTAG
- the LOC110634459 gene encoding sodium/hydrogen exchanger 1 isoform X1: protein MSFYINICRTLSLSQHLPFKSSFSRCVSGGSSLGSVVVRLGLKSGTDATPVDSITLCVALLCACILIGHLLEKNRWMNESITALSIGLCTGLIILLTTEGKSSHLFLFNEQLFFIYVLPPIIFNAGFQVKKKQFFRNFMTIMLFGAVGTLISFIIISLGSVQLFNKLNIDFLDTMDYLALGAIFSATDSVCTLQVLNQEETPLLYSLVFGEGVVNDATSVVLLNAIQRFDLSHITSSIAMKLFGNFLYLFATSTLLGVAVGLVSAYIIKKLYFGRHSTDREVALMILMAYLSYIMSELFNLSAILTVFFCGIVMSHYTWHNVTESSRVTTKHAFATLSFIAEIFIFVYVGMDALDIEKWKFVSKSPCRSIGVSSILLGLVLVGRAASIFPLSFISNLTRKSQSDKIGLKQQVVIWWAGLMRGAVSVALAYNQFTNSGHTLLPGNAMMITSTISVVLFSTVVFGLVTKPLMRVLLPKTQSSNELSCELADSVDSKSLALPLLGNGKERESDADINIPLPTSKRMLPWDPTHTVHHYWRKFDDAFMRPVFGGRGFTQYVPASPTQWTLL from the exons ATGTCGTTTTACATAAATATCTGTCGTACTCTCTCTCTTTCTCAGCATcttccattcaaatcctctttcTCTAGATGCGTGAGTGGGGGTTCAAG TTTGGGATCAGTGGTGGTGAGATTGGGGTTGAAATCAGGAACTGATGCAACCCCTGTTGATTCTATAACTTTGTGTGTGGCACTCCTTTGTGCCTGCATTCTCATCGGTCATCTTCTCGAGAAGAATCGATGGATGAACGAGTCAATTACGGCCCTTTCCATT GGCCTCTGTACTGGGCTTATTATCCTGCTAACCACAGAAGGAAAGAGCTCACACCTTTTTCTATTCAATGAACAGCTTTTCTTTATATATGTTCTTCCACCTATCATTTTCAATGCTGG TTTCCAGGTAAAAAAGAAACAGTTTTTTCGAAACTTTATGACAATCATGCTATTCGGTGCTGTTGGGACTTTAATATCCTTTATCATCATATCACTGG GTTCGGTGCAGTTattcaacaaattaaatattGATTTCTTGGACACAATGGATTATCTAG CACTAGGAGCAATATTTTCAGCCACGGATTCTGTTTGCACCTTGCAG GTGCTCAATCAGGAAGAAACACCTTTGCTTTACAGTCTTGTCTTTGGAGAAGGTGTGGTAAATGATGCCACATCTGTTGTGCTTCTCAATGCAATTCAACGATTTGACCTCTCCCACATTACCTCAAGCATTGCTATGAAGCTGTTTGGCAATTTCTTATATTTGTTTGCTACAAGCACATTGCTCGGTGTGGCA GTTGGATTAGTAAGTGCTTACATCATAAAGAAATTGTACTTTGGCAG GCACTCTACTGATCGCGAAGTTGCTTTGATGATTCTTATGGCTTATCTTTCATATATTATGTCTGAG TTGTTCAATTTAAGTGCCATTCTCACCGTGTTCTTCTGTGGGATTGTCATGTCACACTACACCTGGCATAATGTGACTGAAAGTTCAAGAGTCACTACCAA ACATGCTTTTGCAACGTTGTCATTTATTGCAGAAATTTTCATCTTTGTATATGTTGGTATGGATGCCTTAGACATTGAGAAGTGGAAATTTGTGAGCAAGAG TCCTTGCAGATCCATTGGTGTGAGTTCAATACTTCTTGGGCTAGTATTGGTTGGAAGAGCTGCTTCTATATTTCCTTTGTCCTTTATATCAAATTTGACCAGGAAGTCTCAAAGTGACAAAATTGGATTAAAGCAGCAG GTTGTAATATGGTGGGCTGGGCTCATGCGAGGAGCTGTATCTGTGGCACTCGCTTATAATCAG TTTACCAACTCCGGGCATACTCTATTGCCGGGAAATGCCATGATGATAACAAGCACCATTTCAGTTGTTCTTTTTAGCACAGTG GTATTTGGATTAGTAACCAAGCCTCTTATGAGAGTGTTGTTGCCAAAGACACAATCAAGCAATGAATTAAGTTGTGAGTTAGCAGATTCAGTTGATTCAAAGTCTCTTGCTTTACCACTTCTTGGTAATGGGAAAGAAAGAGAATCAGATGCCGATATTAATATTCCCCTTCCAACAAGCAAACGCATGCTTCCGTGGGACCCAACTCATACTGTCCATCACTATTGGCGGAAATTTGATGATGCCTTCATGCGTCCGGTGTTTGGCGGAAGAGGATTTACACAATATGTTCCTGCCTCACCAACACAATGGACTCTTCTTTGA
- the LOC110634459 gene encoding sodium/hydrogen exchanger 1 isoform X2: MGFSLGSVVVRLGLKSGTDATPVDSITLCVALLCACILIGHLLEKNRWMNESITALSIGLCTGLIILLTTEGKSSHLFLFNEQLFFIYVLPPIIFNAGFQVKKKQFFRNFMTIMLFGAVGTLISFIIISLGSVQLFNKLNIDFLDTMDYLALGAIFSATDSVCTLQVLNQEETPLLYSLVFGEGVVNDATSVVLLNAIQRFDLSHITSSIAMKLFGNFLYLFATSTLLGVAVGLVSAYIIKKLYFGRHSTDREVALMILMAYLSYIMSELFNLSAILTVFFCGIVMSHYTWHNVTESSRVTTKHAFATLSFIAEIFIFVYVGMDALDIEKWKFVSKSPCRSIGVSSILLGLVLVGRAASIFPLSFISNLTRKSQSDKIGLKQQVVIWWAGLMRGAVSVALAYNQFTNSGHTLLPGNAMMITSTISVVLFSTVVFGLVTKPLMRVLLPKTQSSNELSCELADSVDSKSLALPLLGNGKERESDADINIPLPTSKRMLPWDPTHTVHHYWRKFDDAFMRPVFGGRGFTQYVPASPTQWTLL; this comes from the exons ATGGGTTTCAGTTTGGGATCAGTGGTGGTGAGATTGGGGTTGAAATCAGGAACTGATGCAACCCCTGTTGATTCTATAACTTTGTGTGTGGCACTCCTTTGTGCCTGCATTCTCATCGGTCATCTTCTCGAGAAGAATCGATGGATGAACGAGTCAATTACGGCCCTTTCCATT GGCCTCTGTACTGGGCTTATTATCCTGCTAACCACAGAAGGAAAGAGCTCACACCTTTTTCTATTCAATGAACAGCTTTTCTTTATATATGTTCTTCCACCTATCATTTTCAATGCTGG TTTCCAGGTAAAAAAGAAACAGTTTTTTCGAAACTTTATGACAATCATGCTATTCGGTGCTGTTGGGACTTTAATATCCTTTATCATCATATCACTGG GTTCGGTGCAGTTattcaacaaattaaatattGATTTCTTGGACACAATGGATTATCTAG CACTAGGAGCAATATTTTCAGCCACGGATTCTGTTTGCACCTTGCAG GTGCTCAATCAGGAAGAAACACCTTTGCTTTACAGTCTTGTCTTTGGAGAAGGTGTGGTAAATGATGCCACATCTGTTGTGCTTCTCAATGCAATTCAACGATTTGACCTCTCCCACATTACCTCAAGCATTGCTATGAAGCTGTTTGGCAATTTCTTATATTTGTTTGCTACAAGCACATTGCTCGGTGTGGCA GTTGGATTAGTAAGTGCTTACATCATAAAGAAATTGTACTTTGGCAG GCACTCTACTGATCGCGAAGTTGCTTTGATGATTCTTATGGCTTATCTTTCATATATTATGTCTGAG TTGTTCAATTTAAGTGCCATTCTCACCGTGTTCTTCTGTGGGATTGTCATGTCACACTACACCTGGCATAATGTGACTGAAAGTTCAAGAGTCACTACCAA ACATGCTTTTGCAACGTTGTCATTTATTGCAGAAATTTTCATCTTTGTATATGTTGGTATGGATGCCTTAGACATTGAGAAGTGGAAATTTGTGAGCAAGAG TCCTTGCAGATCCATTGGTGTGAGTTCAATACTTCTTGGGCTAGTATTGGTTGGAAGAGCTGCTTCTATATTTCCTTTGTCCTTTATATCAAATTTGACCAGGAAGTCTCAAAGTGACAAAATTGGATTAAAGCAGCAG GTTGTAATATGGTGGGCTGGGCTCATGCGAGGAGCTGTATCTGTGGCACTCGCTTATAATCAG TTTACCAACTCCGGGCATACTCTATTGCCGGGAAATGCCATGATGATAACAAGCACCATTTCAGTTGTTCTTTTTAGCACAGTG GTATTTGGATTAGTAACCAAGCCTCTTATGAGAGTGTTGTTGCCAAAGACACAATCAAGCAATGAATTAAGTTGTGAGTTAGCAGATTCAGTTGATTCAAAGTCTCTTGCTTTACCACTTCTTGGTAATGGGAAAGAAAGAGAATCAGATGCCGATATTAATATTCCCCTTCCAACAAGCAAACGCATGCTTCCGTGGGACCCAACTCATACTGTCCATCACTATTGGCGGAAATTTGATGATGCCTTCATGCGTCCGGTGTTTGGCGGAAGAGGATTTACACAATATGTTCCTGCCTCACCAACACAATGGACTCTTCTTTGA
- the LOC110634494 gene encoding tubby-like F-box protein 3, with protein MSFKSMLQDMRGEFGSMSRKGFDVRFGYGMRSRSHKVVQDSSFVSVDAFKQSCWANMPPELLRDVLTRIEASEITWPSRKNVVACAGVCRNWREIMKEIVKTLEDSGKLTFPISLKQPGPRDSLLQCYIKRNRSNQTYYLYLSLNQASNDDGKFLLAARRCRRPTCTDYIISLNCDDVSSGSSTYIGKLRSNFLGTKFTIYDAQPQPPNSGAKVAKCRSTRIVNMKQVSPRVPTGNYPVAHVSYELNVLGSRGPRRMQCIMDAIPASSIEPGGVAPTQTEFLHSNLDSFTSLPFFRSKSTRTENLQSVPLAGYKDGMLVLRNKAPRWHEQLQCWCLNFNGRVTVASVKNFQLVASPDNGVGRPEHENVILQFGKVGKDVFTMDYQYPISAFLAFAICLSSFDTKIACE; from the exons ATGTCTTTCAAGAGCATGCTTCAGGACATGAGGGGTGAATTTGGGAGCATGTCTAGAAAAGGTTTCGATGTGAGATTTGGTTATGGGATGCGATCGAGGTCACACAAGGTGGTTCAGGATAGCTCTTTCGTGTCTGTTGATGCATTTAAGCAGAGCTGTTGGGCTAACATGCCGCCTGAGCTTTTGAGGGATGTGCTAACGAGAATCGAGGCATCTGAAATTACTTGGCCATCCCGGAAGAATGTGGTTGCTTGTGCTGGTGTGTGCCGAAATTGGAGAGAAATCATGAAAGAAATTGTAAAAACTCTGGAAGATTCGGGCAAATTGACATTCCCAATCTCCTTGAAACAG CCTGGTCCAAGGGACTCCCTCCTTCAGTGCTACATTAAACGGAATCGTAGCAACCAAACATATTATCTGTACCTCAGCTTAAATCAAG CATCAAATGATGATGGTAAGTTTCTTCTTGCTGCACGGAGGTGCAGACGACCTACTTGCACAGATTACATCATCTCTTTAAACTGTGATGATGTGTCCAGTGGGAGCAGCACTTACATTGGAAAGTTGAG ATCCAATTTTCTGGGAACCAAGTTCACAATCTATGATGCACAGCCACAGCCTCCAAATTCTGGAGCCAAAGTTGCTAAATGTCGCTCCACCAGGATAGTTAACATGAAACAGGTCTCCCCCAGGGTCCCTACAGGGAACTATCCTGTGGCCCATGTCTCATATGAGCTGAATGTCTTAGGTTCAAG AGGTCCAAGAAGAATGCAGTGCATTATGGATGCCATCCCTGCCTCTTCTATTGAACCTGGTGGAGTGGCCCCTACGCAAACTGAGTTTTTGCATAGCAATTTGGATTCCTTTACCTCACTTCCCTTTTTCAGATCAAAATCTACCCGCACAGAGAATTTGCAATCTGTTCCTTTGGCAGGCTATAAAGATGGAATGCTAGTCTTAAGGAATAAGGCACCCAGGTGGCATGAACAACTCCAGTGTTGGTGCCTGAACTTCAATGGACGGGTTACAGTTGCTTCAGTTAAGAACTTCCAGCTGGTTGCTTCTCCAGATAATGGAGTTGGCAGGCCAGAGCATGAGAATGTAATTCTTCAGTTTGGAAAAGTGGGAAAAGATGTCTTCACCATGGATTATCAGTATCCAATCTCTGCTTTCCTGGCATTTGCTATATGCCTTAGCAGCTTTGACACCAAGATTGCTTGTGAATGA